A single window of Malus sylvestris chromosome 5, drMalSylv7.2, whole genome shotgun sequence DNA harbors:
- the LOC126624270 gene encoding lysine histidine transporter-like 8: MSETGGSEITTAPITPQPPTPPTEDPPASMSRAASAARVPPLLIPAPTATTTTGGGDQITLKTPKALTPKSRTPRFMTPIGSPIRRALHLTRLDPQDAWLPITESRNGNAYYAAFHTLCSGIGIQSLVLPVAFTYLGWTWGVICMTLAFIWQLYTLYLLVQLHESPKTGIRFCRYIQLCNATFGEKISKFLALFPILYLSGGTCVALIVLGGATSKSFFQIVCGATCTAKPLTPAEWYLVFTCAAAILSQLPNLNSIAGVSLVGAITAIGYCTIIWVVSVDKGRLPNVSYDPLKSNKKFIHFFDVLNALGMIAFAFRGHNLILEIQSTMPSNEKHPSRVPMWRGVLISYTLVAMCLFPLAIGGYWAYGQKIPHQGGMFAALFGFHMRDTSRLVLGLASLFVVVNALSSFQIYGMPMFDEMESHYTRRFKKAAPWWLRAIMRAMFTYGCYFIAVAIPFLGSIAGLLGGISLPVTLAYPCFMWLKMKKPKKYGLSWWVNWVLGVVGILLSILLIAAGVYVVIDTGITVSFFKPQ; the protein is encoded by the exons TCCTCCGGCGTCTATGTCTCGAGCAGCATCTGCGGCTAGGGTACCACCACTGCTGATCCCGGCTCCAACCGCCACGACCACCACCGGTGGCGGTGACCAGATAACATTAAAAACCCCAAAAGCTTTAACTCCGAAATCTCGTACTCCACGGTTCATGACACCAATAGGAAGCCCCATTAGGAGGGCTCTCCACCTCACAAGGCTTGACCCTCAGGATGCTTGGCTTCCAATCACTGAGTCTAGAAACGGTAACGCTTACTATGCTGCTTTCCATACTCTCTGCTCTGGCATTGGAATTCAATCTCTTGTTCTTCCTGTGGCCTTCACTTATCTTGGGTG GACATGGGGTGTTATATGCATGACTTTGGCATTCATATGGCAACTGTATACTTTATACTTGCTGGTCCAGCTTCATGAATCTCCTAAAACAGGCATACGTTTTTGTAGATACATTCAACTGTGCAATGCAACTTTTG GCGAGAAGATATCAAAGTTCTTAGCCTTGTTCCCGATTTTGTACCTATCTGGCGGCACGTGTGTGGCACTGATCGTCCTTGGAGGAGCAACATCAAAGTCGTTCTTCCAAATTGTGTGTGGAGCTACATGCACTGCAAAGCCATTGACACCAGCAGAGTGGTACTTGGTGTTTACATGTGCCGCAGCGATCCTGTCTCAGCTGCCGAACTTGAACTCCATCGCTGGAGTGTCTCTTGTTGGTGCCATAACAGCTATTGGCTACTGCACAATCATATGGGTTGTGTCTGTGGATAAGGGTAGACTTCCTAATGTGTCTTATGATCCCTTGAAATCCAACAAAAAATTCATTCACTTTTTTGATGTTCTAAATGCACTTGGAATGATTGCCTTTGCCTTCAGAGGCCACAACCTTATACTTGAGATTCAG TCCACAATGCCATCCAATGAAAAACATCCATCACGCGTGCCAATGTGGAGGGGTGTCCTAATTTCATACACTCTCGTAGCAATGTGCCTTTTCCCCCTTGCAATTGGAGGCTACTGGGCATATGGTCAAAAG ATACCACATCAAGGAGGCATGTTTGCAGCCTTGTTCGGCTTCCATATGCGTGACACATCCCGATTGGTTCTAGGACTAGCAAGTTTGTTTGTCGTAGTCAATGCTTTGAGCTCGTTCCAGATCTATGGCATGCCGATGTTCGACGAGATGGAGTCACATTACACTAGGAGGTTTAAGAAGGCAGCTCCATGGTGGCTTAGGGCTATCATGAGAGCTATGTTTACTTATGGATGCTACTTCATAGCTGTGGCCATACCCTTCTTGGGAAGCATAGCTGGTTTGCTAGGAGGGATTTCATTGCCAGTGACATTAGCTTATCCATGTTTCATGTGGCTAAAGATGAAGAAGCCCAAGAAGTACGGTCTAAGTTGGTGGGTAAATTGGGTATTAGGGGTTGTGGGAATACTTCTGAGTATACTGTTGATTGCTGCTGGTGTTTATGTTGTAATTGACACTGGTATTACGGTGAGCTTTTTCAAGCCTCAGTGA
- the LOC126623794 gene encoding lysine histidine transporter-like 8, with product MAADPIGEVIVEITTYTTRSSASAQVFPDTTSPSNLDITSTNWEGSELNPQDAWLPVTESRNGNTYYATFHLLCSGIGTQALLLPLAFATLGWAWGIICFLLAFVWQIYTKWLLVHLHESENGFRNSRYLHLAVTAFGKKLGMILAMFPVIYQSNGACAQLIIVGGGTLKLFFKTVCEDGATCHPLTGTECFLLFTCVAVVLAQCPNLNSVARLSLIGAIASVVYCTTVWTLSVGKGRDHDYTSYDPPAMESTMDIFGGKLNAVGIIFLTFRGHNVILEIQGTLPSNPKYPIHKRMWRGVTVACALIAMCFLPLAIGGFRAFGNKVPTSYRGVLILVSQFHGHKNTSKFVLGSFCMLVVIHSLSTFQIFGMVAFDNLESKYTIRKNKPCPRWLRVALRIFFGGVEFIIAVALPFLGSLAPLIGGLTLPLAYAYPCFMWISIKKPKQKGAVWWINMGLGCLGLALSVILVVAAAWNLADKGLNANFFKP from the exons ATGGCAGCTGATCCCATCGGAGAAGTTATTGTTGAAATTACTACTTACACCACAAGAAGCTCAGCCTCAGCTCAAGTTTTTCCCGACACAACAAGCCCCTCAAACCTAGATATTACAAGTACAAATTGGGAAGGTAGTGAGCTCAATCCACAGGACGCGTGGCTACCCGTTACTGAGTCCAGGAATGGCAATACCTACTATGCTACCTTCCATTTACTCTGTTCAGGAATTGGAACTCAAGCCCTTTTACTACCTCTTGCATTCGCTACTCTTGGATG GGCATGGGGAATTATATGCTTCTTACTAGCATTTGTGTGGCAGATCTACACCAAGTGGCTTCTCGTACATCTACACGAATCTGAAAATGGATTTCGTAACAGTAGATACCTCCACCTTGCAGTAACAGCCTTCG GTAAAAAGTTAGGGATGATTCTAGCAATGTTCCCAGTTATCTATCAATCAAATGGTGCTTGTGCACAGCTGATAATCGTAGGAGGTGGAACCTTGAAGCTTTTCTTCAAAACTGTGTGTGAGGATGGAGCCACTTGCCATCCATTGACTGGTACCGAGTGCTTCTTGTTGTTTACATGCGTGGCTGTGGTTCTCGCCCAATGTCCCAACTTGAACTCCGTAGCTAGACTCTCCTTGATCGGTGCCATCGCATCAGTTGTATATTGCACTACTGTTTGGACTCTTTCAGTTGGAAAAGGCAGGGACCATGACTACACATCATATGATCCACCAGCGATGGAGTCCACCATGGATATATTTGGTGGCAAACTGAATGCGGTTGGCATTATTTTTCTTACATTCAGAGGTCACAATGTAATTCTTGAGATACAG GGCACATTACCATCAAACCCCAAATACCCAATACATAAGCGAATGTGGAGAGGAGTGACTGTAGCTTGTGCACTCATAGCCATGTGTTTTCTTCCTCTGGCCATAGGTGGATTTCGGGCTTTCGGCAACAAG GTACCCACTTCCTATAGAGGAGTATTAATCTTGGTTTCACAATTCCATGGAcataaaaacacttcaaaatttGTACTTGGATCATTTTGCATGCTTGTGGTGATACACAGCTTAAGCACATTCCAAATCTTTGGCATGGTGGCTTTTGATAATTTGGAGTCAAAGTACACTATCAGGAAGAACAAGCCGTGTCCAAGGTGGCTTCGAGTAGCTTTACGCATTTTCTTCGGAGGAGTGGAATTCATCATAGCAGTTGCTCTTCCATTCTTGGGAAGCCTGGCACCTCTAATCGGAGGGTTAACATTGCCTTTGGCATATGCTTATCCATGTTTCATGTGGATTTCAATCAAGAAACCAAAGCAAAAAGGAGCAGTGTGGTGGATTAACATGGGACTTGGATGCTTAGGCTTGGCTTTGAGTGTCATTTTAGTTGTTGCAGCAGCTTGGAATTTAGCTGACAAAGGTCTAAATGCCAACTTCTTTAAGCCTTAA
- the LOC126621581 gene encoding protein ANTAGONIST OF LIKE HETEROCHROMATIN PROTEIN 1-like — MDRRTFGILCDLLRQDGRVKTDGLVSVEEQVCMTLQILAHHTKNRSVGGRFYRSGETISRYFNSVLQGILRLQGILLKVPQPVPIDSTDPRWQCFKNCLGALDGTHIDVHVPEIDKPRYRTRKGQVATNVLGVCSGDMQFIYVFPGWEGSASDSRVLHDAITRPNGFKVLAGYYYLVDGGYTNGEGFLAPYRGIPYHLSEWEGRTPSNKEEYFNMKHSKARNVIERCFGLLKGRWSILRSPSFYPIRTQGRIITACCLLHNLIRQEMSVDPMENLPIIEDGQNTEEGMDNENILNATQEPKGRRRKWEAFEEEVLLGVLEDFVARKQRCDTGAFKQEK, encoded by the exons atggatagaaggacttttggcatattatgtgacttacttcgtcaagatgggagggtaaaaactgatggtttggtgtctgtagaggagcaggtgtgtatgactttacaaatattagcacatcatactaagaatcgtagtgttggcggtagattttataggtcgggagagactataagtaggtatttcaatagcgtattgcaaggaattttgcGATTACAAGGTATCCTACTAAAAGTCCCTCAGCCTGTGCCTATTGATTCTACAGATCCTAGGTGGCAATGTTTTAAG aattgcttgggagcattggatggaacacacattgatgtgcatgtacctgaaattgacaaaccaagataccgaacaagaaagggtcaagtcgcaactaatgtgttaggtgtgtgttcaggagatatgcagttcatatatgtgtttccggggtgggagggttccgcatcagactctagagtgctacatgatgcaattactaggcctaatggttttaaggtactagcgg gttattattaccttgtagatggtggttatacaaatggtgaaggattccttgcaccctatagaggaataccttatcatttatctgaatgggagggacgaacaccttctaataaggaagaatattttaacatgaagcattctaaggcaaggaatgtaattgaacgctgttttggcttgctaaaaggaaggtggtcgatactaaggagtccatctttctatccgataaggacacaaggtcgaataattaccgcttgttgcctactacacaatcttattaggcaagagatgtctgtagatccaatggagaatttgccaataatagaagatggacaaaatacagaagaag gtatggataacgaaaatattttgaatgctactcaagagccaaaaggaagaaggcgtaaatgggaagcatttgaggaagaagtattactaggagttcttgaggattttgttgctcggaagcaacggtgtgacaccggtgctttcaaacaag agaaataa